The following are from one region of the Stanieria cyanosphaera PCC 7437 genome:
- the pelF gene encoding GT4 family glycosyltransferase PelF, producing MARPCVLLTTEGTYPFAKGGVSTWCHVLTQQLPEIDFKLLAIVANPYQKINYELSPNVLEVIKIPLWGTDDPVEYTWRSPFSLALKSKQQVTVSLIQTKFIPLFESFLRMVLLSEVEAESLGKLLLGIHQYFLDYDYHKTMNSVWMWSTFKHLVWDYCQQEDSLVEVTLAEVTEAMRLLYRFLIAIHVPVPETDITHSSAAAFCGLPCVIAKLQRGTPYLLTEHGINIREQYLNLNQNIPSLFVRKFLYRLMGAVVKVNFHFADLVAPVCEYNARWERWWGVPPEKIKVIYNGADPNKFHPTPPVKKERPQVMNMGLIFPLKGQLDLIKAAVIVRDQIPDVEFRFYGKASDENYFAQCQAVVEQHDLEKTINFAGFTSEPWRAYSEADVVAMSSISEGFPFAIIEAMLSGATIVATDVGGVREAIADTGLMVRAGEPEQMAQAILQLLSLPQEERTQYGKRALERSLKLFTQKTFLSEHLNTYYKLLK from the coding sequence TTGGCTAGACCTTGTGTACTGCTGACAACAGAAGGAACTTATCCTTTTGCTAAAGGTGGTGTCAGTACCTGGTGTCATGTGTTAACTCAACAGTTACCAGAAATAGATTTTAAACTATTAGCGATTGTGGCTAATCCTTATCAAAAAATCAATTATGAATTATCACCCAACGTTTTAGAAGTTATCAAAATACCATTGTGGGGAACAGATGATCCAGTAGAATACACCTGGCGATCGCCTTTTTCTCTGGCTCTTAAAAGTAAACAGCAAGTAACCGTTAGTTTAATTCAAACTAAATTTATTCCTCTGTTTGAATCTTTTTTACGGATGGTATTACTGAGTGAAGTAGAAGCAGAATCATTAGGTAAACTGCTGTTGGGAATTCACCAATATTTTCTAGATTACGACTATCACAAAACCATGAATTCGGTTTGGATGTGGTCAACTTTTAAGCATCTAGTTTGGGATTATTGTCAGCAAGAAGATTCTCTTGTGGAAGTAACTCTAGCTGAAGTAACTGAAGCAATGCGATTGTTATATCGATTTTTAATTGCCATTCACGTACCCGTACCAGAAACAGACATCACTCACTCTTCAGCAGCAGCATTTTGTGGTTTACCCTGTGTGATTGCCAAATTACAGCGCGGAACGCCTTATTTACTAACCGAACATGGCATTAATATTCGAGAGCAATATTTAAACCTTAATCAAAATATTCCTTCCTTATTTGTCCGCAAGTTTTTGTATCGCTTAATGGGGGCAGTAGTGAAAGTTAACTTTCATTTTGCCGATTTAGTTGCTCCAGTCTGTGAGTATAATGCCCGTTGGGAACGTTGGTGGGGAGTACCACCAGAAAAAATCAAGGTAATTTATAACGGGGCAGATCCAAATAAATTTCATCCTACACCACCTGTCAAGAAAGAACGCCCTCAAGTAATGAATATGGGCTTAATCTTTCCCTTAAAAGGTCAATTAGACTTAATTAAAGCTGCGGTAATTGTCAGAGATCAGATTCCCGATGTTGAATTTCGGTTTTACGGAAAAGCCTCTGATGAAAACTATTTCGCTCAATGTCAAGCAGTAGTAGAGCAACATGATTTAGAAAAAACGATTAATTTTGCTGGTTTTACCAGTGAACCCTGGCGGGCATACAGTGAAGCCGATGTTGTAGCCATGTCTAGTATTTCCGAAGGGTTTCCTTTTGCCATCATCGAAGCCATGCTTTCTGGCGCAACAATTGTCGCTACTGATGTCGGAGGAGTCCGAGAAGCGATCGCAGATACAGGATTAATGGTGCGTGCAGGAGAACCAGAACAGATGGCTCAAGCCATACTTCAATTACTTTCACTTCCCCAAGAAGAGCGGACGCAATATGGGAAAAGAGCTTTGGAACGTTCCTTAAAATTATTCACCCAGAAGACTTTTTTATCAGAACATTTAAATACCTATTACAAATTATTAAAGTAA
- a CDS encoding response regulator, which translates to MIKILIVDDQKFVRARLECLVNSISDFKLIGLANNGLDAIAFAKELHPDIVLLDLEMPQLNGLVTTKLIAEECPETKILVLSSHDEDKYVTESMSAGATGYLLKGSSDEEIEQAIRFVNKGFTHMGAGLFEKLLPVVKKSTVDSLEHKQNNLDSHSQVLLQRKAKLTSTSLTKEEIVLTSPNPIAIESQPWTTQNSLKQTLAWLIVALSLTTGIYVMRQWLRKPLPVLSYEEQSATIAQTQFTGKVKPAKTFKIAAINPGVVDQISVQVGEKVEVGQTLLTLKNLAAENEQKQIIQEQQSTKQQQQAVFQQQQIAQQQIFDLEQKINRLKYDLAPLRAKIAEANLQVSLAQSQAEKLPLRQRQDSVPRTKAVYERAKARFNRLDTLNQQGAISQEQLEQAQVELEIAKADYDTAIAAANANTKLEQSQTELSQLQEKLAIQEQQDAIAQLEKQKQKAQLEYQQATEKLELLKQQAAQLNQYQIPQINQVITATEAGIITEIPVTIGDQIYGGNAVIGLARLEQLKIEVAVNSRLINVLSPNQPAVIQIGSGVTAQKFEGKIATVNPLPTEKLDYLVEIEFANPTNSLIISQLAQVQFLPQTVMGGK; encoded by the coding sequence ATGATTAAAATTTTAATTGTAGATGATCAAAAATTCGTACGTGCTAGACTTGAATGTTTAGTTAATTCAATTTCAGATTTTAAATTAATTGGTCTTGCCAACAATGGCCTAGATGCGATCGCTTTTGCTAAAGAGCTACATCCTGATATCGTTTTACTCGATCTGGAAATGCCACAACTAAATGGTTTGGTCACTACAAAACTAATTGCCGAAGAGTGTCCTGAGACGAAAATTTTAGTGCTTAGTAGTCATGATGAAGATAAATATGTGACAGAATCGATGTCTGCTGGAGCGACAGGATATTTACTGAAGGGATCGTCTGACGAAGAGATAGAACAAGCGATTAGATTTGTTAACAAAGGTTTTACCCACATGGGGGCTGGATTATTTGAAAAATTACTTCCTGTGGTTAAAAAATCAACTGTTGACTCTCTTGAGCACAAACAAAACAACTTAGATAGTCATTCTCAAGTACTTCTTCAGAGAAAAGCTAAACTTACTTCTACTTCGTTAACCAAAGAAGAGATTGTACTTACCTCTCCTAATCCTATAGCGATTGAGTCTCAACCTTGGACAACACAAAATAGTCTCAAGCAAACCTTAGCTTGGTTGATAGTTGCTTTGAGTCTCACAACTGGAATTTATGTCATGCGTCAATGGCTGAGAAAACCCCTACCCGTGCTTAGTTATGAGGAGCAATCTGCTACCATTGCCCAGACTCAGTTTACAGGTAAGGTAAAACCAGCCAAGACTTTTAAGATTGCAGCAATTAATCCTGGTGTGGTAGATCAGATTTCCGTACAGGTTGGTGAGAAGGTAGAAGTTGGTCAAACTTTACTTACTCTCAAGAATTTAGCAGCAGAAAATGAGCAAAAACAAATTATTCAAGAACAGCAATCAACCAAACAGCAACAACAAGCAGTATTTCAGCAACAACAGATTGCTCAACAACAAATTTTTGATTTAGAACAAAAGATTAATCGTCTTAAGTATGATTTAGCTCCTTTACGAGCGAAAATTGCTGAGGCAAATTTACAGGTTTCTCTAGCTCAAAGTCAGGCAGAAAAACTACCTCTGCGTCAACGACAAGATTCAGTACCGAGAACTAAAGCTGTGTATGAACGAGCCAAAGCACGTTTTAATCGTTTAGATACTCTTAATCAACAGGGAGCAATTTCTCAAGAGCAATTAGAACAAGCGCAGGTAGAATTAGAAATAGCTAAGGCAGATTATGATACAGCGATCGCAGCAGCGAATGCCAATACTAAATTAGAACAAAGTCAAACAGAATTATCTCAACTACAAGAAAAATTAGCGATTCAAGAACAACAAGATGCGATCGCACAATTAGAAAAACAGAAGCAAAAGGCTCAGCTTGAATATCAACAAGCCACAGAAAAACTAGAACTGTTAAAACAGCAAGCAGCCCAACTTAATCAATATCAAATTCCTCAAATCAATCAAGTCATTACCGCAACTGAAGCAGGAATAATAACAGAAATACCAGTTACCATTGGCGATCAAATTTATGGTGGTAATGCAGTAATTGGGTTAGCTAGATTAGAACAACTCAAAATTGAAGTGGCAGTAAACTCTCGTTTAATTAATGTCTTGAGTCCTAATCAACCAGCAGTAATTCAAATAGGTTCGGGAGTGACAGCCCAAAAATTTGAGGGTAAGATTGCGACTGTTAATCCTTTACCTACCGAAAAATTGGACTATTTAGTTGAAATAGAATTTGCCAACCCGACTAACTCTTTAATTATTAGTCAATTAGCTCAAGTACAATTTTTGCCCCAGACAGTTATGGGAGGTAAGTAA
- a CDS encoding DUF3134 domain-containing protein: MKNPALNQEPRYEPAIVIPLKQEASLIDWLKANNRLIAREAVEKDSYNGDDPEIDELMGGEEDFEEDDDFDDLEE; this comes from the coding sequence ATGAAAAATCCAGCGTTAAATCAAGAACCTCGTTACGAACCAGCTATTGTTATTCCTTTAAAACAAGAAGCTTCCTTAATCGATTGGTTAAAGGCAAATAATCGACTAATTGCTCGTGAAGCTGTAGAGAAGGATAGCTACAATGGTGATGATCCTGAAATCGATGAATTGATGGGTGGAGAAGAAGATTTTGAAGAAGATGATGATTTTGATGATTTAGAAGAGTAG